A stretch of Paenibacillus sp. URB8-2 DNA encodes these proteins:
- a CDS encoding LysR family transcriptional regulator, with amino-acid sequence MELRQLLYVLQIANERNFSRAAEKLHIAQPSLSQQLSKLERELGVMLFQRNTSAVELTHAGTKFVEQAQIIIDAVELLRQEMTDISELRTGRVVVGSMPITGAHLLPHVLPVFKRKYPEIDITLLEDSSMNLEKLTASGQTDLSLLSLPLEIPALAYEILGEERIDLAVPPEHPLAERASTGVRTSLEELKQESFIVLKEGQGFRKMTVDLCRQAGFEPSVVFESNNMETVQSLVAAGMGVTLVPRFISRAPRSEFVPVYLPLAEPVPSRTLVVAYRKGRYLSKAAEAFIDTFQTTVAELAQE; translated from the coding sequence ATGGAACTCAGACAACTGCTTTACGTACTGCAAATCGCAAATGAACGGAATTTTTCTCGGGCTGCCGAGAAGCTTCACATCGCCCAGCCATCGCTAAGCCAGCAGCTGTCCAAGCTGGAGAGGGAACTCGGGGTTATGTTGTTCCAGCGGAACACAAGCGCAGTTGAGCTTACCCATGCGGGAACTAAATTCGTGGAACAGGCGCAAATTATTATCGATGCCGTGGAACTGCTGCGCCAGGAAATGACCGATATTTCGGAGCTACGGACAGGCCGTGTCGTTGTCGGCAGCATGCCGATTACGGGAGCCCACCTGCTGCCCCACGTGCTGCCGGTATTCAAGCGGAAATACCCGGAGATTGATATTACCCTACTGGAAGATTCATCCATGAATCTGGAAAAACTGACCGCAAGCGGCCAGACGGATCTCAGCCTTCTGTCGCTGCCGCTGGAAATTCCGGCCCTAGCCTACGAAATTCTTGGCGAAGAACGCATCGATCTTGCCGTTCCGCCGGAACATCCTCTGGCCGAGCGGGCGTCCACCGGGGTGAGAACTTCGCTTGAGGAATTGAAACAGGAATCGTTCATTGTCCTTAAAGAAGGCCAGGGCTTTCGAAAAATGACCGTGGACCTGTGCCGGCAGGCCGGATTCGAACCGTCCGTCGTCTTCGAGAGCAATAATATGGAGACCGTGCAGTCGCTCGTTGCCGCAGGTATGGGTGTTACTTTGGTTCCACGCTTTATTTCCCGCGCTCCCCGCAGCGAGTTTGTGCCCGTCTATTTGCCTTTGGCCGAGCCGGTGCCCAGCCGAACTTTGGTTGTAGCTTACCGTAAGGGACGCTATTTGTCCAAGGCGGCCGAAGCTTTTATCGACACATTCCAAACGACGGTAGCCGAACTGGCGCAGGAATAG
- a CDS encoding N-acetylmuramoyl-L-alanine amidase, translated as MRKACLKMFALLLPLLLFAAWSGQEAAAAGSGKIVLDNRELALPKGIVLENVNGSVMIPIRVVTENLGYEVLWEQKTRKVTIRQDFKEIELFVGSKQADADGVALSLNAAPKQSGGTVLVPIRFVGEQFGLGVGWDNEDKIVYLSGNSPSPTPVPPAPSPTPSPSVSPAAVSSPSPTPAPTPTTGIVTGTASSVPQSSTVPAVTGTAATIQVKGAAFSANQLIIAVNGSVKPNITAMDNPTGIVVELPGAALAADFAAGGGAASGAPASQGTLDVTGYPLVAGIGYSLSGSNPSTVRFEIQTTETLPYRMIVDDSAGLITVDLNPSNAGGIVSVEGKPVVVLDAGHGGTQPGAISAAGRVEKDFNLAVILKAGALLQSDGRVTVVFTRTDDVTLGLQDRVNVAEAAGANVFVSLHANAMPTTASNWNKVNGSETYYSRSESLPLARVMHKHLVEGTGFKDNGVRTKSLHVTRETSMPAVLLEAGYLTNPAEEAALYTEELQNSLAREIAAGIVEYLGL; from the coding sequence ATGAGGAAGGCTTGTCTGAAAATGTTCGCGCTGCTGCTGCCCCTGTTGTTATTTGCCGCTTGGTCGGGACAAGAAGCGGCCGCGGCAGGCAGCGGAAAAATTGTACTGGACAACCGGGAGCTGGCGCTCCCCAAAGGCATTGTGCTGGAAAATGTCAACGGAAGCGTGATGATCCCGATTCGCGTCGTCACAGAAAATCTGGGGTACGAAGTGCTTTGGGAGCAGAAGACGCGCAAAGTGACCATTCGTCAGGATTTTAAGGAGATTGAGCTGTTTGTCGGGAGCAAACAGGCCGATGCGGACGGCGTTGCGCTCAGCCTGAATGCTGCACCGAAACAAAGCGGCGGGACGGTGCTGGTTCCAATCCGTTTTGTCGGGGAACAGTTCGGGCTTGGAGTCGGCTGGGACAATGAAGATAAAATTGTTTACTTGTCGGGAAATTCGCCAAGTCCTACCCCGGTTCCTCCGGCGCCGTCTCCAACGCCGTCTCCGTCGGTAAGCCCGGCTGCAGTCAGTTCGCCGTCTCCTACACCTGCACCGACTCCGACCACTGGCATAGTGACGGGTACTGCCTCTTCGGTACCCCAATCTTCCACGGTTCCGGCCGTGACTGGAACGGCTGCAACCATACAAGTAAAAGGGGCGGCATTCAGCGCGAATCAGCTAATCATTGCCGTCAACGGCAGTGTGAAGCCGAATATTACGGCCATGGATAACCCGACCGGAATTGTAGTCGAGCTGCCGGGCGCTGCGCTGGCTGCTGATTTTGCCGCAGGGGGAGGGGCGGCATCCGGTGCGCCGGCTTCCCAAGGTACGCTTGATGTTACGGGATATCCGCTGGTGGCCGGCATCGGATATTCGTTGTCCGGCAGCAATCCGTCCACCGTCCGGTTTGAAATTCAAACGACGGAAACTTTACCGTACCGGATGATCGTTGATGACAGCGCCGGACTTATCACCGTGGATTTGAACCCGAGTAATGCTGGAGGTATAGTCAGCGTCGAAGGTAAACCTGTTGTTGTGCTGGACGCCGGACACGGCGGTACACAACCCGGGGCGATCAGCGCAGCGGGACGAGTAGAGAAAGATTTCAATTTAGCGGTGATTTTGAAAGCCGGGGCTCTGCTGCAAAGCGATGGACGAGTGACTGTCGTCTTTACAAGGACGGATGATGTGACGCTGGGACTGCAGGATCGCGTAAATGTAGCGGAAGCGGCGGGAGCGAACGTGTTCGTATCGCTGCATGCGAATGCGATGCCGACGACCGCGTCCAACTGGAACAAGGTCAACGGCAGCGAAACTTACTATTCCCGCAGTGAAAGTCTGCCGCTGGCCCGAGTCATGCACAAGCATCTGGTAGAGGGAACAGGCTTCAAGGATAACGGAGTCAGAACCAAGAGTCTGCATGTGACAAGGGAAACCTCAATGCCCGCGGTGCTGCTGGAGGCCGGTTATTTGACCAATCCGGCAGAAGAAGCGGCGCTGTATACGGAGGAGCTTCAGAATTCACTGGCCCGGGAAATTGCTGCTGGCATCGTTGAATATTTGGGTCTATAG
- the proC gene encoding pyrroline-5-carboxylate reductase: MCQQTAKPLINHNVVFHGAGSMAEAIVRGLIARSVIYADNIIMLNRSSNERLAELRSRYGVTGSNDPEQKEEYLRTAPVIVLAMKPKDAAAALRILGPRLQDGQLIISVIAGLSIRTIQGLLGKKQPVVRTMPNTSSSIGLGATGISFSKEVSDEQRRLSLNIFEAVGLTSVIEEERMEILTGISGSGPAYIYYMMEAMIASGIRGGLSKEQSAELTVQTVLGAARMVQQTGEEPAALRKKVTSPGGSTQAALEVLDKGDFFETVIAAVSRCAERSREMGAALEAELSAETEKER, translated from the coding sequence ATGTGTCAACAAACAGCTAAGCCTTTGATTAACCATAATGTCGTCTTTCACGGCGCCGGCTCCATGGCGGAAGCAATCGTGCGAGGTCTGATCGCCCGCTCCGTTATCTATGCCGACAATATCATTATGCTTAACCGCAGCAGCAATGAACGGCTGGCTGAATTGCGTTCACGGTACGGTGTTACCGGAAGCAACGACCCGGAGCAAAAAGAAGAGTATTTGCGCACAGCCCCGGTCATCGTCCTGGCCATGAAGCCCAAGGACGCGGCAGCAGCTCTGCGCATTCTCGGACCGCGCCTACAGGACGGACAGCTGATTATTTCCGTCATCGCCGGCCTCTCCATCAGAACGATTCAGGGTCTTCTCGGCAAAAAACAGCCTGTTGTCCGCACCATGCCGAACACCTCAAGCTCGATCGGCCTCGGCGCTACGGGAATCTCCTTCTCTAAAGAGGTATCCGATGAGCAGCGGCGGCTATCGCTAAATATCTTCGAAGCGGTTGGCCTTACTTCCGTTATTGAGGAAGAGCGTATGGAGATACTGACCGGCATATCCGGCAGCGGACCCGCCTATATCTATTACATGATGGAAGCGATGATTGCCAGCGGCATCCGTGGCGGACTGTCCAAGGAACAGAGCGCCGAATTGACTGTCCAGACAGTGCTCGGTGCGGCCCGTATGGTCCAGCAAACCGGGGAAGAACCGGCCGCCCTTCGCAAAAAGGTCACCTCTCCGGGCGGCTCCACCCAAGCTGCGCTGGAAGTGCTCGACAAGGGCGATTTCTTCGAAACGGTCATTGCGGCGGTCAGCCGCTGCGCGGAGCGTTCACGTGAGATGGGAGCAGCGCTGGAAGCGGAATTATCCGCAGAGACTGAAAAGGAACGGTAA
- the leuC gene encoding 3-isopropylmalate dehydratase large subunit, producing MGKKTMFEKIWDNHVIHQEEGKPSILYIDLHLVHEVTSPQAFEGLRLSGRKVRRPELTFATMDHNVPTKDRYNITDPISKQQIDTLSKNCSDFGVKLFGLDDLDNGVVHVMGPELGLTHPGKTIVCGDSHTSTHGAFGALAFGIGTSEVEHVMATQCLQQAKAKTMEVRFIGKRNHGVTAKDMILGLIAKYGTDFATGYVIEYTGESISELSMEERMTVCNMSIEGGARAGMIAPDEKTFEYLRGRQYVPQGAAFDEAVAAWKQLLTDEGAEFDTVVEFDVDSLIPQVTWGTSPGMGTDITSTVPNPADFATENERKAAEKALEYMDLQPGTPISEIAIDYVFIGSCTNGRIEDLRAAAGVAKGHKVSENVTAIVVPGSGRVKVLAEKEGLDKIFKEAGFEWREAGCSMCLAMNPDILQPGERCASTSNRNFEGRQGRGGRTHLVSPEMAAAAAIKGRFTDVRDWNFKTEAVSS from the coding sequence ATGGGCAAGAAGACAATGTTCGAGAAAATCTGGGACAATCACGTTATCCATCAAGAAGAAGGCAAACCTAGCATTCTATATATCGATTTGCATCTGGTGCACGAGGTAACTTCGCCGCAAGCTTTTGAAGGACTTCGACTGAGCGGACGCAAGGTTCGCCGCCCGGAGCTGACTTTTGCAACGATGGACCACAACGTTCCTACCAAGGACCGCTACAATATTACGGACCCGATCTCCAAACAGCAGATCGACACGCTCTCGAAGAACTGCTCCGATTTCGGAGTCAAGCTGTTCGGTCTTGACGATCTCGACAATGGGGTCGTACACGTTATGGGGCCGGAACTGGGACTGACGCATCCCGGCAAAACGATTGTTTGTGGTGACAGCCACACTTCTACTCACGGCGCTTTCGGAGCCCTTGCTTTCGGTATCGGCACAAGCGAAGTAGAGCATGTTATGGCGACTCAATGTTTGCAGCAGGCCAAAGCGAAGACGATGGAAGTCCGCTTTATCGGCAAACGCAATCACGGCGTAACGGCAAAAGACATGATCCTCGGACTGATTGCCAAATACGGCACGGATTTTGCCACAGGCTATGTTATTGAATACACGGGTGAATCCATTAGCGAGCTGTCGATGGAAGAGCGGATGACCGTCTGCAATATGTCCATCGAGGGCGGAGCCAGAGCGGGGATGATCGCTCCCGACGAGAAGACATTCGAATATCTGCGCGGCCGTCAATACGTTCCGCAAGGCGCAGCATTTGACGAGGCCGTTGCGGCTTGGAAGCAGCTTCTGACCGACGAAGGCGCCGAATTCGACACCGTTGTCGAGTTTGATGTGGACTCGCTCATTCCGCAGGTAACCTGGGGCACAAGCCCGGGCATGGGTACCGACATTACGTCTACGGTTCCGAATCCGGCTGACTTTGCTACCGAGAACGAACGTAAAGCGGCTGAAAAGGCGCTGGAATACATGGATCTGCAGCCTGGAACCCCGATTTCCGAAATCGCCATCGACTATGTCTTCATCGGCTCCTGCACCAACGGCCGGATCGAGGATTTGCGCGCGGCAGCCGGGGTTGCTAAGGGCCATAAGGTGTCTGAGAATGTGACGGCGATTGTCGTGCCGGGTTCGGGAAGAGTGAAGGTTTTGGCCGAGAAAGAAGGTCTGGACAAGATTTTCAAGGAAGCCGGTTTTGAGTGGCGTGAAGCGGGATGCAGCATGTGTCTGGCGATGAACCCAGACATTTTGCAGCCGGGAGAGCGCTGCGCATCTACTTCCAACCGGAACTTCGAAGGCCGCCAAGGCCGCGGAGGACGTACGCATCTCGTATCGCCGGAAATGGCAGCTGCTGCTGCGATCAAAGGTCGGTTCACGGATGTACGTGATTGGAACTTCAAGACGGAAGCCGTCAGCTCTTAA
- the proB gene encoding glutamate 5-kinase, with product MSTRLVVKIGSSSLTAAEGGLNREAVAFFASEIADLRRSGCEVLLVTSGAVAAGFRSIGYPARPKLLHEKQAAAAVGQALLMQAYQEAFSAHGLTAAQILLTRTDFRSRHAMNNAVMTVEELLRQGVVPVFNENDTVSVDELKFGDNDMLSALVANLLKASRLLVLTDIDGLYSSNPRSNPDAVRYRLVEDITPEIYAIAGGAGSAVGTGGMRSKIDAAKIATRGGVPVFVGRVTESGDLRLAMQGEGKGTYFATTLSSLPVKKQWLGFMSTPLGSLIVDAGAEEALVHGGHSLLPVGVRDVQGSFHAGDVVEVLGPDANLLGRGIVNYDDAQLRSIRGLPSGEVMRRLGEEVHRLEVIHRDEWITLK from the coding sequence ATGTCTACACGATTAGTGGTCAAAATCGGCAGCAGCTCGCTAACCGCGGCCGAGGGCGGCCTGAACCGCGAAGCGGTCGCTTTTTTCGCCTCTGAAATTGCGGATTTGAGGCGAAGCGGCTGTGAAGTGCTGCTGGTAACCTCCGGGGCGGTTGCCGCAGGCTTCCGCAGCATCGGATACCCTGCTCGTCCCAAGTTGCTGCATGAGAAGCAGGCCGCCGCAGCCGTGGGCCAGGCGCTTTTGATGCAGGCCTATCAGGAAGCGTTCTCCGCGCACGGTCTTACCGCTGCCCAGATTCTGCTGACCCGCACGGATTTCCGCAGCCGCCACGCAATGAACAACGCCGTAATGACTGTGGAAGAACTGCTGAGGCAGGGCGTCGTTCCGGTATTCAACGAAAATGACACCGTGTCCGTCGACGAACTGAAATTCGGCGACAACGATATGCTGTCCGCGCTGGTCGCCAATCTGCTCAAAGCCTCACGCCTTCTAGTGCTTACCGATATCGACGGCCTGTACAGCAGCAATCCGCGGTCCAATCCGGATGCCGTCCGCTACCGGCTGGTGGAGGACATTACGCCGGAAATCTATGCGATTGCCGGAGGAGCCGGATCGGCCGTCGGCACCGGCGGCATGCGCTCCAAGATCGATGCCGCCAAGATCGCCACACGCGGAGGCGTGCCCGTCTTTGTGGGACGAGTCACCGAGTCCGGCGATTTGCGATTGGCAATGCAGGGAGAAGGCAAGGGCACATACTTTGCCACAACATTGTCTTCCCTACCCGTCAAGAAGCAGTGGCTTGGCTTCATGTCCACCCCTCTCGGCTCGCTTATTGTCGATGCCGGAGCCGAAGAGGCGCTCGTGCACGGCGGCCACAGTCTGCTTCCTGTCGGCGTCAGAGATGTGCAGGGCAGCTTCCATGCGGGAGATGTCGTCGAAGTGTTGGGTCCCGACGCCAATCTGCTCGGGAGAGGCATTGTGAATTACGACGATGCCCAGCTTCGCAGTATTCGTGGACTGCCCAGCGGAGAAGTCATGCGCCGACTTGGTGAAGAAGTACACCGGCTTGAAGTCATTCATAGGGATGAATGGATTACGCTTAAATAA
- a CDS encoding glutamate-5-semialdehyde dehydrogenase produces the protein MSEVASKAALAKSTAGALGRLTTGQKNEALLVMADALQREADAIITANAEDLERGRQGGTPESMLDRLALQTVRIDTIAEGLRQIAALPDPVGDILETMERPNGLIIEKIRVPLGVIGIIYEARPNVTVDAAGLCLKTGNAVVLRGGSAALSSNRKIVEVLHTALAETSLPPEALQLIEDPDRSSVDEMLKLNGLLDVIIPRGGSSLIQNVVKNATVPVIETGAGICHTYLDSSAVPAMAESISLNAKVQRPSVCNSMETLLVHRSFAAEHLTKLGEAFRSANVELRGCARTRTLIPWALTATDENYATEYNDYILNIKVVDGIDEALEHIARYGTKHSECIITEDEENAERFQDEVDAAAVYHNASTRFTDGFEFGFGAEIGISTQKLHARGPMGLPALTSTKYKIYGNGQIRS, from the coding sequence ATGAGTGAAGTTGCAAGCAAAGCGGCTTTGGCCAAAAGCACGGCAGGTGCGCTCGGCAGGCTGACTACAGGGCAGAAGAATGAAGCGCTGCTGGTAATGGCGGATGCGCTGCAACGGGAAGCCGATGCAATTATCACGGCCAACGCCGAGGATCTTGAGCGGGGTAGACAAGGCGGCACGCCGGAATCCATGCTCGACCGGCTGGCGCTGCAAACCGTACGGATCGACACTATCGCCGAAGGGCTCCGGCAAATCGCCGCCCTGCCCGACCCTGTCGGAGACATTCTTGAAACAATGGAGCGTCCGAACGGGCTCATTATTGAGAAAATCCGCGTGCCGCTCGGTGTCATCGGAATTATTTACGAAGCGCGCCCCAATGTTACTGTCGACGCCGCCGGCTTGTGCCTGAAGACAGGCAACGCTGTCGTGCTTCGCGGCGGATCGGCCGCTCTCTCCTCCAACCGTAAAATCGTCGAGGTGCTGCACACCGCTTTGGCCGAGACGAGCCTCCCTCCTGAGGCGCTTCAGCTTATCGAAGACCCGGACCGCTCGTCCGTTGATGAAATGCTAAAGCTGAACGGTCTGCTTGATGTGATTATACCGCGCGGCGGAAGCTCGCTCATTCAGAACGTTGTTAAGAATGCCACCGTTCCCGTCATTGAGACGGGCGCAGGCATCTGCCATACTTATCTGGATTCCAGCGCGGTTCCGGCAATGGCTGAATCGATCAGCCTGAACGCCAAAGTGCAGCGGCCTTCCGTCTGCAACTCGATGGAGACCCTGCTCGTTCACCGCAGCTTCGCGGCCGAGCACTTGACCAAGCTCGGAGAAGCTTTCCGCAGCGCCAATGTTGAGCTTCGCGGATGCGCACGGACACGGACGCTCATTCCGTGGGCCCTCACGGCCACCGATGAAAATTATGCGACAGAATATAACGATTATATTCTCAACATTAAAGTGGTTGACGGAATCGACGAAGCGCTGGAGCATATCGCCCGGTATGGAACGAAGCATTCAGAGTGCATTATAACGGAGGACGAAGAGAATGCCGAGCGGTTCCAAGATGAAGTCGACGCCGCGGCCGTTTACCATAACGCATCCACCCGTTTTACCGACGGATTCGAATTCGGATTCGGCGCGGAGATCGGCATCAGCACCCAGAAGCTGCATGCACGCGGACCAATGGGTCTTCCGGCGCTGACTTCAACCAAATATAAAATTTACGGCAACGGACAAATCCGGAGCTAG
- a CDS encoding cyclic lactone autoinducer peptide codes for MRKIVKGMKHSAMLQVAALLSFVAVTTVDTASAWYVYSGDVPEELLK; via the coding sequence ATGAGAAAAATAGTCAAAGGAATGAAGCATAGTGCTATGCTGCAAGTGGCTGCCCTTTTGAGCTTTGTTGCTGTTACCACTGTCGATACTGCAAGTGCCTGGTATGTTTATTCTGGAGATGTTCCGGAAGAGCTTCTTAAATAA
- a CDS encoding accessory gene regulator ArgB-like protein has product MIEFISLKLAQGIKRSIPDHPISVNVMRFSLSIIINAFMIILLTLAVSLLTGNTRGAVIALIAFPLLRQVSGGFHLKTGMLCVLVTSAMLTAISFFNVERGYVLFLNMASLLLVAIFAPSGIEKQSRIPKSFYPQLKIISCLIVLVNFIVASPVIAATFFIQGISLVSSLKGGEQ; this is encoded by the coding sequence GTGATTGAGTTTATTTCTCTAAAACTCGCCCAAGGGATTAAACGGTCAATTCCTGATCATCCGATCTCTGTTAACGTGATGAGGTTTTCACTTAGCATCATTATTAATGCCTTTATGATCATTTTATTAACATTAGCTGTTTCGTTGCTTACTGGTAATACGAGAGGGGCCGTTATCGCTTTAATTGCCTTTCCTTTATTAAGACAGGTTTCAGGCGGCTTTCATTTGAAGACGGGTATGTTGTGTGTGCTGGTCACAAGCGCGATGCTCACAGCCATATCCTTTTTCAATGTAGAACGAGGTTATGTACTGTTTCTGAATATGGCGAGTTTATTGCTTGTCGCTATCTTTGCTCCCTCCGGAATCGAAAAGCAGTCCCGCATCCCCAAGTCCTTTTATCCGCAGTTAAAGATCATTTCGTGTTTGATTGTACTCGTCAATTTTATTGTAGCCTCCCCCGTGATCGCGGCAACCTTTTTTATTCAAGGAATTTCGCTTGTAAGCAGCTTGAAAGGAGGTGAGCAATAG
- the asnS gene encoding asparagine--tRNA ligase has translation MANKTVILGVKDHVGESVVIGCWVNNKRSSGKIQFLQLRDGTGYIQGVVVKSEVPEEVWNDAKSLTQESSLYVTGIIREEPRSQSGFEMTVTGIEILHLTENYPITPKEHGVDFLMDHRHLWLRSSKQRAILVIRAEIIRAIQEYFDINGFTLVDPPILTPTSAEGTTNLFHTKYFEEDAYLTQSGQLYMEAAAMALGRVYSFGPTFRAEKSKTRRHLIEFWMIEPEMAFTEHEESLRVQEEFISHVVQSVLKICKAELEAVGRDISKLENIKAPFPRITYDDAITFLNGKGFDIPWGEDFGAPHETAIAEEYDKPVFITHYPTGIKAFYMKPDPNRPDVVLCADMIAPEGYGEIIGGSQRIDDPVLLEERFKEHELSLDTYKWYMDLRTYGSVPHSGFGLGLERTVAWICGLDHVRETIPFPRMLYRLYP, from the coding sequence ATGGCTAACAAAACTGTTATCCTGGGCGTGAAAGATCATGTCGGAGAAAGCGTCGTCATTGGCTGCTGGGTAAACAACAAACGCTCCAGCGGTAAAATTCAGTTCCTGCAGCTTCGGGACGGAACCGGTTATATTCAGGGAGTCGTCGTGAAATCGGAGGTCCCGGAGGAGGTCTGGAACGACGCCAAAAGTTTGACCCAGGAAAGCTCCTTGTACGTCACGGGAATCATCCGCGAAGAACCCCGTAGCCAATCGGGATTCGAGATGACGGTGACCGGAATCGAGATTCTGCACCTGACCGAGAATTATCCGATTACGCCGAAGGAGCACGGGGTCGATTTCTTAATGGATCACCGGCATCTGTGGCTCCGCTCCTCGAAGCAGCGGGCGATTCTCGTGATCCGGGCGGAAATTATCCGGGCGATTCAGGAGTATTTCGATATCAACGGCTTTACGCTCGTTGACCCTCCCATTCTGACCCCGACTTCAGCGGAAGGTACGACTAATCTGTTCCACACCAAGTACTTTGAAGAGGACGCATATTTGACCCAGAGCGGACAGCTCTACATGGAAGCCGCGGCGATGGCGCTGGGCCGTGTATACTCGTTCGGACCGACTTTCCGGGCGGAGAAATCCAAAACCCGCCGGCATTTGATCGAATTCTGGATGATCGAGCCGGAGATGGCTTTCACGGAGCATGAAGAAAGTCTGCGTGTGCAGGAGGAGTTCATCAGCCATGTCGTGCAGTCCGTTCTGAAGATCTGCAAGGCAGAGCTGGAGGCGGTCGGCCGCGATATTTCCAAGCTGGAAAATATCAAGGCGCCTTTCCCGCGCATTACTTACGACGATGCGATCACATTCCTGAACGGCAAAGGCTTCGACATCCCTTGGGGCGAGGACTTCGGCGCGCCGCATGAAACGGCGATTGCCGAAGAATACGACAAGCCGGTGTTCATTACCCATTATCCGACCGGAATCAAGGCTTTCTATATGAAGCCCGATCCAAATCGTCCGGATGTCGTGCTGTGCGCGGATATGATTGCTCCGGAAGGATACGGGGAAATTATCGGCGGATCGCAGCGGATCGATGATCCTGTGCTCCTTGAAGAGCGCTTCAAAGAGCATGAGCTTTCGCTTGATACGTACAAATGGTATATGGATCTTCGTACGTACGGCTCTGTTCCGCATTCCGGTTTCGGTCTTGGTTTGGAACGGACTGTGGCCTGGATTTGCGGTCTGGATCATGTTCGCGAGACGATTCCGTTTCCACGCATGTTGTACCGTCTCTACCCTTAA
- the leuD gene encoding 3-isopropylmalate dehydratase small subunit, producing MEAFKKLTGIVGPVDRVNVDTDAIIPKQFLKRIERTGFGQFLFFEWRFDEAGKDNPAFALNQDRYKGASILVSRANFGCGSSREHAPWAILDYGFKVILAPSFADIFYNNCFKNSILPIKLSEEQIEDLFQRTAAHDGYELTVDLENKTINDSYGLNIAFDLDEHRRQFLLQGLDDIGLTLQHEDEIAAYEQKNAAKLFA from the coding sequence ATGGAAGCTTTTAAGAAATTAACCGGAATTGTCGGACCCGTGGACCGGGTCAATGTGGATACGGACGCGATTATTCCGAAGCAGTTCCTCAAACGGATCGAACGGACGGGATTTGGACAGTTTCTGTTTTTTGAATGGCGTTTCGACGAAGCGGGCAAGGATAATCCCGCATTTGCGCTGAATCAGGACCGCTATAAAGGTGCGTCCATCCTGGTCTCGAGAGCTAACTTTGGCTGCGGTTCCTCCAGAGAACATGCTCCATGGGCGATCCTGGACTACGGCTTTAAGGTGATTTTGGCGCCGTCGTTTGCCGATATTTTTTATAACAACTGCTTCAAGAACAGCATTCTGCCGATCAAGCTTTCGGAAGAGCAGATAGAAGATCTGTTCCAGCGTACGGCAGCCCATGACGGCTATGAACTGACCGTCGATCTTGAGAACAAAACGATCAATGACTCCTACGGATTGAACATCGCTTTCGATCTTGACGAGCATCGCCGTCAATTCCTTCTGCAAGGTCTGGACGACATCGGCCTGACGCTTCAGCACGAGGACGAAATTGCAGCTTATGAGCAGAAGAATGCTGCCAAGCTTTTTGCCTAA
- a CDS encoding DnaD domain protein yields MDGKERTSWSEGVTFGLQSGMAVIPYALLTAYRKLNLTGSETLLLIHLLSFRQIEGKDFPSLEELQAVTGRSASVIAGELQKLIKEGFLKIEAGSDERQGLHYERYDFSGLYDKLGRYLSSQRNSAALGADSNSFQRGARSSSLEKGERIQTGVVSGESESPSLFVVFEKEFGRPLSPMECETISGWLDQDRYPEELILLALKESVFAGKVYFRYIDRILLEWSRNRVKNAQDVKAYSQRFRGGS; encoded by the coding sequence ATGGACGGCAAAGAAAGAACCAGCTGGAGCGAAGGCGTAACCTTCGGGCTGCAGAGCGGGATGGCCGTTATTCCTTATGCGCTTCTCACCGCTTACCGCAAGCTTAATTTAACCGGCAGCGAGACACTGCTGCTTATTCATCTGCTCTCTTTTCGCCAGATTGAAGGAAAGGACTTTCCTTCGCTGGAGGAGCTTCAGGCTGTAACCGGCCGCAGCGCGTCTGTCATTGCAGGTGAACTGCAGAAGCTGATTAAAGAAGGGTTCTTGAAGATTGAAGCGGGCAGCGACGAGCGTCAGGGGCTTCATTACGAGCGCTATGACTTTTCCGGGCTGTATGATAAACTAGGACGCTATCTTTCGTCGCAGCGAAATTCTGCGGCATTAGGGGCGGACAGCAATTCGTTCCAGCGAGGTGCCCGGTCATCGTCACTGGAGAAGGGCGAAAGGATTCAAACAGGCGTAGTTTCCGGTGAATCGGAAAGCCCCAGTCTCTTCGTTGTGTTCGAGAAGGAATTCGGCCGCCCGCTTTCTCCGATGGAATGCGAGACGATCTCCGGCTGGCTGGACCAGGACCGCTACCCCGAGGAGCTTATTCTGCTCGCACTGAAGGAGTCGGTGTTCGCAGGCAAAGTATATTTTCGTTATATCGACCGGATTCTGCTGGAGTGGAGCCGCAACCGAGTGAAGAACGCGCAGGACGTTAAGGCGTATTCCCAGCGGTTCCGCGGGGGAAGTTAG